In Papaver somniferum cultivar HN1 chromosome 9, ASM357369v1, whole genome shotgun sequence, the genomic stretch AGGATGTTTAACTGCCATATAAATGTCGAAGTATGCGCTGGTATAAGAACAGTTAAATATATCAACAAGTACATATACAAAGGTTTCATAAAACAACAATGATCGTTGGATCTGTAGATGAGGTGCAAATATACATTGACGCAAGGTATATTGGACCGCCTGAAGCTGCACATCGTCTATTCGGTTATTCGATGCATAAGGAAGAACCAAACGTCATAAGATTGGCAATCCATTTACCTGGGAAACAGAGAATTATCTACGAATCAGATGGAATGGTAGATGGAGTTACACAGAAAGCTGAGAACTACAAGTCAACGTTAATGGGTTATTTTGAATATTATGTTGAAAATCCAACCGCACCCTCTTATACTTATCAAGAGTTCCCGCAGCATTTTGTCTGGAGTGAAAGTAAATGGCATATCAGAAAATAGGGTTTCGCGATCGCAAGGATGTATTTTGTTTCTCCGAACGCCAGAGAACTATACTATCTTAGATTGTTGCTAACCGTTGTTGCAGGAGCCAATTCGTTTGAAAGTCTAAAAACAGTGAACGGTCAAAGGTGTGATACATACAAAAAAGCTTGCATCGAACTTGGATTACTGGAACATGATGGAGAATGGCAAGCGCTACTTGAAGAGTCGGCGGATATCCACACAGGCAGTAAACTAAGAAAACTGTTCAAAGTAGTCTTATGTGATTGTAACCCAACGGAACCAGAAGTTCTGTGGGCGAAATTTGGTTTAAGAATATGTGACGACCTCCCTCATAGATTACGAGCACTGTATGGTATCCAAAATCCGATTGATGAACAGGTTTTGGATTACGGATTGTACCTCTTGGACAAATTGCTATGGCGAGGTGGCAAAGAGCTGAAAGATTTTTCCAGCATGCCATTACCAAAAGGAGATTGGGGCAAGATAGATGGCAACGGGTTGATGCATGAGCATAAGCAACTTGAGCTAGCAATTAAACAGCCAGAACTTCGAAGAAACATTGCAAGCTTGAATCAAGTACAATTATCGGCATACACTAAGATAACGGAGTCCGTAGAAAAAAGAGATGGACGTACGTTTTTTATAAATGGAAGTGCAGGGACTGGGAAAACTTTCTTATACAATACAGTAGCCGCTAGCTGTCGATTAAAAGGCGACATAGTCCTAACAGTTGCATCATCAGGTATTCCTTAAATACCATGTTCTTATTAGCTATTAGACGATGATAAGAACATGATGATGTAACCTTTGTCGTTTGGCATGTTATTTTAAATTTTGTTAGCTAAAATATTCATATGTTCAACTCACGCCTAATCGCACGTTGCTCTTATCTTGCAcacaattgattttgtttttagttGTTAATTTCTATACCTGATCATCTTTTGTTTGTAGTGATAAGGTATTGCTTCCTTACTATTGGTAGGCGGTAGAACTGCCCATTCTACGTTCAAAATCCCAATAGAGATCAACGAAACCAGCATATGTTCAGTTCCTAAACAAAGCAATGAAGCTAAATTGCTAAAAGAAGTAAAACTGATTATTTGGGATGAAGTGCCGATACAGCATAGATTCTGTGTAGAATCAGTTAATAAACTAATACAGGATGTATGTGAAAACAAATTACAGTTTGGAGGAATTACCGTTGTTATGGGAGGAGACTTCCGCCAAACTTTAACAGTTATACCAAATGGAGGACGTGCGGATGTCGTAGGAGCCTGTGTTAGAAGCTCCGTGCTCTGGAATAAGATAATAGTTCTGACGCTCACAAAGAATATGCACCTTGATCAATGCAATCCAGAAAACATAGCTTTCGTTGAATTCTTACTTGAGGTAATATTTTAACACCCTGCAATTTATGAATAATGAATGAAAATTAGGATAACAAAAATATATTTTACTTATATGTTATATCAAtctattataggttggatcaaaACCAGAAGAAAAAGTCAAACTCCCTTCATTAGTACATAGATGCAAGGACGTGAAAGAGTTGATACCGAAACTGTACTCCTCTTTAGGGACATCTAATCAAGTATCACCTGAAGAGTTAACCGAGAGAATCATCTTATCAGCACGTAACGATGATGTTAACTATATTAACATGGAGgcattgaatattttggatggaGAGACATTCACTTATTTAGCCGCGGACAAATTACATCCCGACGAAAGCGGCATTATCCCATATTACAGCAGCGAATTTCTCCAGAATTTAAATCCACCAGGAATGCCCTTATTCAGGCTAAATCTCAAAATTGGATGCCCAATTATTTTGATGAGAAATCTGTCTCCATCCGAGGGTCTTTGTAATGGTACCAGACTATTGGTTACTAAATGTGGTAAACACGTACTACAGGCGAAAATTCTAACAGGACATAAAGCAGGAGAGACGGTATTGTTACCAAGGATATCATTTCAACCATCGGTTTCAGAATTGAACGTAAACATGACAAGGCGTCAATTTCCAGTCAGGGTAGCATATGCAATGACAACTAATAAATCACAAGGACAGTCTGTTAAGTACGTCGGCATAGATTTAAAAACTCTTGTGTTCAGCCATGGCCAGCTTTACGTGGCTTTATCAAGATGCACTGCTGCCAAAAGAATAATAGTACTTCTCGAAGACAAGGCTGAAGAACTTGAAACAACTAACATTGTATTTCCAGAAGTTCTACTATAATGCATTGTCGCACTATTTGTTGGTTGGTTGTTTTGGTTTTAGCAGTGATACATTTTAGGTTCAGTTAGAGATACATAGCTGCAAATAGAATAACAATACTACTGGATAATGAAGCGAAACCAGAAGTTTTATTGTAGATCATTCAATTCATGTTTATTTCATTTAGTATGCCATACTGATTTTCAATGTTTActttttattcttaaatataacttcaaacttaaagccatGTTTCCTGTGTTTAGCCATTCCAAACTATTTACTAATTCTACACTTTTGCTAGGAGGGTCTCATTATTAAAGGAAAGAGTTGTTGTCTAAAATCACTAACCTTGGAGGTCATCTACGAAAACAAGCCAAACAAGTCCAAGAATAGAAGAGGGTCCGCGCTGCTCAGTTTGTTTACATGATGTGTTATGGAGCGCAATTCCCACTTCTTGGCTTCTTTGGTTGAGAACTCCTGCAATATTTAAAATAACTTGGGTTAGTTAACAAACTCATCATTTGGGCTCTCTAACATTTTGAAATCCAACCTTAGTCGTACACAACATTCATCTACGAATCCGTTACATTCCACTCCAGCACACTCAGTGGACAAGGAGGTCAAATTAACacaattcttttattattttaactaggtatcaaaaacaagaataacgcACTAGGAAGAATCGATAAAACTGCAGACGTATTTTCTGTAATGgcttttgatgatgttgtacaACAATCCAAGAATACCCGAACTTAAGGAAATTGTGATGTGGCTAGGCGAAAGCAACCTTATGAAGGAAAAGATAATGCTCTTCTCGGAACAAAATAATAGGACATAGCATCTCATTACCTCATGAAGAGAATCTGCGTGAGAACTCATATCTGTTGGGATAACCAGAACATGCTTCCTGCACTCATAAGCCAAGTATTCAGCTGTGTTGAGAGCAATTCGAGGGGTAATAATACACCCAATCGTTGGTCATTTGCCtacagaagaaaataaaaatggcAACAACTTTATTAACAGGTTCCGCTTCATATCATGTAAGGGAAACGAAAATAGATCAAACACATAACTAATAACTTCCAATTTAACGAGTAAAAAATAGAAGCATCTATACCAAAGAGACAAGGGAGTTTTAAGAACCTACAAAAGAAATTGTCAACAGAAAGTGAAAACCCCACGCATAAATCTAAAATCCATACTACATGAGTATACTGCAACACAATGTTGATAATGAATATTACAATGAGCTATAATGAATGACCTAACTGACATTTTTAGGTCGAATTCCTTTATTCATAAAATGAATTAACCTAAATgataacaaacaaaacaattaacCAACAACAAAGAATGACATACCTGAAAGACAAGTAGTTTATAGAATTCCTTTATTAAATAGGGTAAAGCTTAATTCCTAGATGATGCAACGAGATGAGAGATTGATTTTTATGACGAATTTAAGAAGAACATGATTTTTGAATTTGTAAAATAAAAAGagtaataaataaaaattgaattCGATTATAAGATATGAGAATTAAAAACCTGTAGATCATCCAATATATCTTACAAAGCCCCATTTCTGTTTCCCTAACAAATTGAGTAGTAACAAAATTCCAGAAGCTATAAAAGATGAAATTAAGAAGACAAATTAGGATTTCTTTTTTGCAAAGAATGTGATATGGTTTGAGATGAAATTTTTTGGAAGAAAATGATTggaatttgaaaaatcaaactcATCCCTGTGTaagaattttagaaaaaaaatacagaagaaagagagaaaatgCAACTCGGCGGAAATGTCTAGAAAATGTCAGTATGAAACCGTATGATGttgttgaaaataaaaagataccCTTGGTTTAGGAAAATTCAGGCAGCTAGCACCATAGAAAATGTGGTTCAAGATTAGTATTGAATATGACCAGGCCTGCACACGGTTCGGTTCGATGCGGTTATAGCTAAAAATCGTTCACCTAACTGTGTTCGGTGCGGTTATCACAATTAAAACTGCATCCGAACTGTTTAGTATTCGGTTCGGTTTTTAACCGCACCGATACTATTCAGttacggttcggttcggttttcaCCTATACCCTGCACCTGTACATAAATACATTATGAATTTCTAATAAACTGATCCTACATGTCTACATTCCATACTTAAGTCTTGAAAAGATAACCATAGTCTAGAGAATAAAAACAGAGTTGAAGTTCACAAACAAATTGACCAAAGTCTTAAGTCTAAAGATTGACCAAAAAGTCTGATGAAACCAAAGTTAAAAAGCAAGTAGCATAAAGAGTTGCCAGTAAAAGAAAAAGAGTcatccatttgatcttcatttctcaagtagCAGACCAGTAAAAGATTGCAGTCCATCCATCTCTCAAGCCAATCATCCCCTTAATCTTCATCCTTTCCCAAAATGTCTGCAacaagaatgcaaagaagaaatATTCAAATATATTCAATGAAGTCCAATTAAAAGGTATAAAAACTAACAGATAAAAGAAGATAACATTCATTCAAATTTCAAGTCAAAAGAGAAGAGATTTATTACCATCTTCAATGTTGGAATTGTCATCTGGTACATAGTCACACagaaaatcaagagagataggttTCTGCAACCAGCTTTGCGTACAGAGAAGTGCTTCAACTGTCCTGGCAGATAGCGAGCTTCTCCATGGGGTAAGAATGCGCTTTCCGGTACTGAATGCAGATTCTGATGCAACAGAAGACACTGGTATTGCCAAAATATCCTTCGCCATAAGTGATAGCACCTTGTACTTGGtactattagcctgccaccaTGCCAGAATATCAAACTCCCTGGTAGACGCTTCACAGTCATCAAGCAAATACCTTTCAAGTTCTGACTTTGGATGAGTACTATGAACATCCATTCTTCGCCTTTtcttccttgattcaagcatatcctCAATGTTCTCTTCTTGCACAGAAACAACCATGTCATCAACACCAGCAGCAGCTGTTGACCCAATACCTAAGACATCAGAAAAATCAATAGTAAGTAATGATAAAAAGCAGATAAGCAATATTAAGTAATGAACTAATGATGATCAATAATAAGTAATGATTTCACCTTCCTCTGCATTGGCATTTGAATACATGCTGGTGTACTCATCATAAAGTCTTCCCATATCTTGTTTCACAGCCTTCAAAACAGTTGTAACCCTGAAATCATCTTGCTCATACAAACATTCCAGATCAAATTTCAAACCAGATTCTTTCTCCCGAGGATCAAGCAACTTAGCAAAAACATAACAGAGTTCATATCTTCATAATCCCCCCAATATGCGTTATACTTCCGAAACATTATTTCTGCCATCCTAGAAATATGAGGATCTCGGTTTCCTATAGCTCTAAGACGAACCAACTGTTCATGGATCAATGCCAACTGCCATAGAAATTCATGTGAAGTAACCTGAACTGAAGCCGAGAACTTAACAGTaacatcaaagaagatttttaaacaCTTAACAAGACACCTAGCATATGACCAGTCTGCAGCATAGGGAGCATGATGACGgggcttgttctttttcttaatatTATTCTTTCTAGATACATCTACCTCACATTCAGATTCACTAGATGAACTAAGATAATAATCTTCATTATCAATTACAACAGTATCATCATCGGTATTAGGTAAAGCTTCACTTTCagattctttgaaaatatacttagaACGAAAGCTCTTGTCCTCCCTTTCTAACCTCTTAAATACCTTTTCATATGGAATGGCAGCTTCAAGCATCAGATACGTAGCATTCCACCTggtcttcacatcaaggaaaaccaTCTTCTTACAATCAATCTTCTCGAGAGCAGCACATTCTTTGAATTTGGCCAACCTAGAGGGAGAACCGGTAACAAACTTGATAACTGATCTGATCCTTCCAACTGACTTGTGATACAACAACACAGCATCTTTGACAACAAGCGCAAGAACATGCGCAGCACACCTTACCTGATAAGAATGgaacaaggaaatatcatcaaaaaatcagtaacaagcacaaagaagtatAAAATAAACATAGCAATAGAGCTAAGAAAAGTAATCATACCTGCATGTATTGAGCTCTCACTACTGCTCAtgtccaattgatgacactgGTTTGAAGATACTCAATTGCGACAGTATTTGCACAGACATTGTCCAAAGTCACACCAAAAAGATCTTCTAGACCCCAATCCAGCAAACATTTCTCAAGCATTTTCCCAATCTCCTCTCTAGTATGACCCTTGATCAAGCAAAACAGGATGATCCTCTTTTGAAGTTTCCAATGGATATCAATAAAGTGCACTGTCACACACATATAATTGAAGTTGTTTGGAGAGGTCCATGTATCAGTTGTAAGAGAGActctttgtttactttctttgaagtatttcttcaacttctctttctcATCTTTGTACATAATTAAAAGATCTCTGTAAATGGTCATCCTGCTTGGCACCTTGAATCTAGGTTCAAGTTGTTCACTATATCTtctaaacccttctccttctACAATTCTAAATGGAAGTTCATCTATGTCGACAAACTCAGTCAATCTTCTTCTACACATATCCTTGTCATAACTTACAGCAACCAGCTGTGATGACTGTCCAGGCCTTGGTGGTGGAAACACCAAACTCTTTTGTCCCTTGAGCTTCTTGTTGGGATTCTCTGGACATGTGGCTAAATGTGTCTTCATGCTGGAAGTTCCATTTCCTCTACTATGTGCTTGAAATTTCTTGTGACAATGCTTACACTGTGCTTTTTCTTCGCTGATCCTTGTAAAGTCATTCCAAACTTTTGATCTAGTTTTCCCCTTCTTCTTAGGTACAACTTCAGGTGCAGGGTCCTGTGTAGGTGTAGCCTGCTGTGTAGCTTGTGTTTCTTGAGTAGCATCAACTTGAGGTGTTATAGATAGTGTCACATCAGTAGAACCAGCTGTAGTGGATGGAAAGGGAGATGCATTTGCCATCTTGCAGCTTGATAATGAAGCTGAACTTGATCCAATCATTGCCCTGCCAAAGGTAAACAAGTTAGTTCTTACTTATTACACAAGCAAAATCTTAAGAAAAAATTAAACCCTTAGATCATATGAACTAAATAAAGCAGTTCATATGCTCTAAGGAATTTTCTATGTAAaacttgaaaacaaaaataaagttgTGGCACAGGGTAGGctttaaataaacctaaaaagttaTCCAAACTCCTAAGATACACTCCACTTAGAGCTAGAAACTCCCCTAGTAAGGGTTTAATGTAGTTATACCCAAATTCAAAAAGAAACACAAATCAGAAGCCTACCTAATAAACTCATCAGTTTGATTTGAAGTGTCAAGTATGAACAGATCTTATAGAGTATGTTTAGAAACTTTAGATACATCTTTATCTTTAAACACAAAAAATTACACAAGCAAAATCTTAAGCAAAAATTAAACCCTTTTTTCACACAGTCACAGATCATAAATCAAAATGATTATCAGGTCTACCTAGATTGTATCAATAAATTCTGATTTCATTATCAATCAGCAGACTACAGATAGAAACAGAATTGCTAGATGATGAAAGAATTAACAAAACACATAATCAAGTTCATTATGTTATTCATAAATCTATTAAATTATCATCAACAACTACAAAATCAGCACAGTTCATGTTTTTCAATACGtattaataaaacaaaattaacaaaacATCTACCCAAGGATAAAACAAAGATTCAACACAATCCaattcaaataagatctaaatctTTAATACGGATTGATATTCACACAAATTTAGTCAAAGCAATAACGGATCCATGTATACATATACAATTGATTCAACAAAATCGAAATGAAACCAAACAAATCAGAACAAGAGAGATAGGTTACCTGTAATCAGACTCCTTCCTTAAGAAATCTTTCAGACTCCTTCCTTGAGTTCCTCTCCTTAActcaaccaaaacctaaaataaaaaacccatgactgtaatcagaaaaataagatttgacaaaagaaattgattgataaacacaaaacaacaagCAAACGATTTCGATAAAAGAAATCCTAAGTCCTAAcagaagaataattaaaaaaaaaaaacctagaagttgaaaaacaaacaaatcaatcgaaacccgtgacctatttact encodes the following:
- the LOC113308935 gene encoding uncharacterized protein LOC113308935, whose amino-acid sequence is MYFVSPNARELYYLRLLLTVVAGANSFESLKTVNGQRCDTYKKACIELGLLEHDGEWQALLEESADIHTGSKLRKLFKVVLCDCNPTEPEVLWAKFGLRICDDLPHRLRALYGIQNPIDEQVLDYGLYLLDKLLWRGGKELKDFSSMPLPKGDWGKIDGNGLMHEHKQLELAIKQPELRRNIASLNQVQLSAYTKITESVEKRDGRTFFINGSAGTGKTFLYNTVAASCRLKGDIVLTVASSVIRYCFLTIGRR
- the LOC113311981 gene encoding zinc finger BED domain-containing protein RICESLEEPER 2-like, which codes for MQVRCAAHVLALVVKDAVLLYHKSVGRIRSVIKFVTGSPSRLAKFKECAALEKIDCKKMVFLDVKTRWNATYLMLEAAIPYEKVFKRLEREDKSFRSKYIFKESESEALPNTDDDTVVIDNEDYYLSSSSESECEVDVSRKNNIKKKNKPRHHAPYAADWSYARCLVKCLKIFFDVTVKFSASVQVTSHEFLWQLALIHEQLVRLRAIGNRDPHISRMAEIMFRKYNAYWGDYEDMNSKESGLKFDLECLYEQDDFRVTTVLKAVKQDMGRLYDEYTSMYSNANAEEGIGSTAAAGVDDMVVSVQEENIEDMLESRKKRRRMDVHSTHPKSELERYLLDDCEASTREFDILAWWQANSTKYKVLSLMAKDILAIPVSSVASESAFSTGKRILTPWRSSLSARTVEALLCTQSWLQKPISLDFLCDYVPDDNSNIEDDILGKDED